Proteins from a genomic interval of Diaphorobacter sp. HDW4A:
- a CDS encoding toprim domain-containing protein codes for MTHPIPWHELEPGDHRICCPACGTKPRKKDMGVTILSHDHGIAHCFKCGLIVSKRDERELSDTERKAYKRRMDALRKQHDAEQRERQAQAAAEAGLRWLASAPVLDHPYLTAKGVKAHGLRVLDGVLLVPVRDSNGVLHSLQTIDRSGDKRFLFGGRVKGCYHSIGRPSGLIVIAEGYATASTIHEDAGSAVAVAFNSGNLLPVAKALRAKYPCIDLYIAADDDWTTPGNPGLTAATEAARAVGGLLMKPDFNGLQRGPKDSDFNDLKRLIQEKEASQ; via the coding sequence ATGACTCACCCAATTCCATGGCATGAGCTGGAGCCGGGAGATCACCGGATTTGCTGCCCAGCCTGCGGCACCAAGCCCCGCAAGAAGGATATGGGCGTGACGATCCTCTCGCACGACCACGGCATTGCGCACTGCTTCAAATGCGGCCTGATCGTCAGCAAGCGCGACGAGAGAGAGCTTTCCGACACTGAGCGCAAGGCCTACAAGCGCCGCATGGATGCACTCAGGAAGCAACACGACGCCGAGCAGCGCGAGAGGCAGGCTCAGGCCGCTGCAGAAGCTGGCCTGCGCTGGCTTGCATCCGCTCCAGTTCTGGATCATCCCTACCTCACAGCCAAGGGCGTGAAGGCCCACGGTCTGCGGGTTCTGGATGGTGTGTTGCTGGTGCCGGTGCGTGACTCGAATGGCGTGCTGCACAGCTTGCAGACCATCGACCGCAGTGGCGACAAGCGCTTTCTTTTCGGTGGTCGCGTGAAGGGTTGCTATCACTCGATTGGCAGGCCATCGGGGCTCATCGTGATCGCAGAGGGCTATGCGACGGCCAGCACGATCCACGAGGACGCGGGCAGCGCCGTAGCGGTGGCATTCAACAGCGGCAACCTGTTGCCAGTCGCCAAGGCTCTGCGCGCCAAGTATCCGTGCATCGATCTGTACATCGCCGCTGATGACGATTGGACGACACCCGGCAACCCCGGCCTGACCGCCGCCACGGAAGCCGCTCGCGCTGTCGGTGGCCTGCTGATGAAGCCTGATTTCAACGGCCTGCAACGTGGCCCGAAGGACTCAGATTTCAACGATTTGAAGCGCCTGATTCAAGAAAAGGAGGCATCGCAATGA
- a CDS encoding recombinase family protein yields the protein MLIGYMRVSKADGSQATDLQRDALIAADVDPAHLYEDQASGKREDRPGLASCLKALRSGDTLVVWKLDRLGRDLRHLINTVHDLTGRGVGLKVLSGHGAAIDTTTAAGKLVFGIFAALAEFERELIAERTVAGLASARARGRKGGRPFKMTAAKLRLAMAAMGQTETKVGDLCQELGITRQTLYRHISPKGELRADGIRLLSKM from the coding sequence ATGCTAATCGGCTACATGCGGGTATCGAAGGCGGATGGCTCCCAGGCCACTGACTTGCAGCGCGACGCGCTGATCGCCGCCGATGTCGACCCGGCGCATCTTTACGAAGACCAGGCATCCGGCAAGCGCGAGGATCGTCCCGGCTTGGCGAGCTGTTTGAAGGCGTTGCGTTCAGGGGATACCTTGGTCGTATGGAAGCTCGACCGGCTCGGGCGCGACCTTCGGCACCTGATCAACACCGTGCACGATCTGACTGGGCGTGGCGTCGGTCTCAAGGTGCTGAGCGGCCACGGTGCGGCCATCGACACGACGACCGCTGCTGGCAAACTGGTCTTCGGCATCTTCGCCGCACTGGCCGAATTCGAGCGCGAGCTGATCGCAGAGCGCACAGTAGCGGGCTTGGCCTCGGCGCGGGCGCGCGGTAGGAAAGGTGGTCGGCCTTTCAAGATGACCGCCGCCAAGCTGCGCCTGGCGATGGCGGCAATGGGGCAGACTGAAACTAAGGTCGGCGACCTGTGCCAAGAGCTCGGCATCACGCGACAGACCTTGTACCGGCATATTTCTCCCAAGGGGGAATTGCGCGCAGATGGAATACGACTGCTGTCCAAGATGTAA
- a CDS encoding AlpA family transcriptional regulator encodes MASVQSYRPKQAAEMLGIGSATLWRWIKTRPDFPQPIRLSARCTVIPADKLIAWRDAQAGK; translated from the coding sequence ATGGCATCAGTTCAGTCCTACCGTCCCAAGCAAGCCGCCGAGATGCTGGGCATCGGTTCCGCAACCCTCTGGCGCTGGATCAAGACGCGCCCAGACTTCCCCCAGCCCATCCGCCTGTCCGCTCGCTGCACGGTGATTCCCGCCGACAAGCTGATCGCATGGCGTGATGCGCAGGCCGGAAAGTGA
- the cadR gene encoding Cd(II)/Pb(II)-responsive transcriptional regulator yields MEIRIGDLAKRSGCEVVTIRYYEKEGLLPKPARSGGNFRLYSDVHIERLQFIRHCRSLDMTLSEIRILLGLRDNPAQDCGDVNTLLDAHIRQTEDRVEALLQLKRHLLSLREKCSGARRIEACGILQGLSDCNHPGCNA; encoded by the coding sequence ATGGAAATCAGAATTGGCGATCTAGCCAAGCGCTCTGGGTGCGAGGTCGTGACCATCCGCTACTACGAAAAGGAAGGGCTGCTGCCAAAGCCAGCGCGAAGCGGTGGCAACTTTCGGTTGTACAGCGATGTGCACATCGAGCGTTTGCAGTTCATTCGTCATTGCCGTTCGCTTGACATGACGCTGAGCGAAATCAGGATACTGCTGGGCCTACGAGATAACCCTGCTCAGGACTGCGGCGACGTCAATACACTACTGGATGCCCATATTCGTCAGACCGAAGATCGCGTCGAAGCGCTGTTGCAATTGAAGCGGCACTTGCTCTCGCTGCGTGAAAAATGCTCGGGCGCTCGACGAATAGAGGCATGTGGCATCTTGCAAGGTTTATCAGATTGCAATCATCCGGGATGCAACGCATAG
- the lspA gene encoding signal peptidase II, producing the protein MSWKLFLYDWGGLNIALFQAINTGTPATLKPLAWFFGLVGSYWTAPLMLLGLWWWSKSATNPARGTAVRHRLIGFSAAFLLALLVATALKLWFDFPRPPAVLGDLARVIGDKELHYSLPSGHATYAAMVVGALWPLMGRRGRLSLMLYATLVGWSRIAAGMHFPADVLAGWTLGWSCTALAGWLLPLAAPVWQSARRTSAWVWFTVAASAVMTDQLTKFAIIRTFAYGEQVEITPFFNLVHVLNPGAAFSFLANAGGWQRYFFITLGLAVSAWLGRMLCQQRPRLEAMGYSLILGGALGNVADRVLRGSVVDFLDFHWQLVHWPAFNLADVAITSGAALLIMQMLTQGKAVDTGANGNYNHSQ; encoded by the coding sequence ATGAGCTGGAAACTCTTTCTCTATGACTGGGGTGGCCTGAACATCGCGTTGTTTCAAGCCATCAACACAGGCACGCCCGCCACGCTGAAACCACTGGCATGGTTCTTTGGCCTCGTGGGAAGTTACTGGACAGCGCCGCTGATGCTGTTGGGTCTGTGGTGGTGGTCGAAATCGGCTACAAACCCGGCGCGTGGTACGGCCGTTCGGCATCGCCTTATTGGTTTTAGCGCGGCCTTCTTGCTGGCGTTATTGGTCGCCACCGCCTTGAAGCTATGGTTCGACTTTCCACGCCCGCCTGCCGTCCTTGGCGACCTGGCGCGCGTCATCGGGGACAAAGAGCTTCACTACAGCCTGCCCAGCGGGCATGCCACCTATGCCGCGATGGTGGTCGGCGCGCTCTGGCCTTTGATGGGCCGCCGTGGTCGTCTCAGTTTAATGCTGTACGCCACATTGGTCGGCTGGTCGCGCATCGCGGCCGGAATGCACTTTCCGGCCGATGTGTTGGCGGGGTGGACGCTGGGATGGAGCTGCACGGCACTCGCCGGGTGGTTGCTGCCGTTGGCCGCCCCTGTGTGGCAATCGGCCCGCCGCACATCGGCTTGGGTCTGGTTCACCGTGGCCGCCAGTGCTGTCATGACCGATCAGCTCACGAAGTTCGCCATCATCCGCACGTTTGCCTACGGTGAGCAAGTCGAAATCACCCCGTTTTTCAACCTCGTTCATGTCCTGAATCCGGGTGCGGCATTCAGCTTTTTGGCGAACGCTGGTGGCTGGCAACGTTACTTTTTCATCACGCTGGGTCTGGCTGTTTCTGCTTGGCTGGGGCGCATGCTGTGCCAGCAACGGCCACGTCTCGAAGCGATGGGCTACAGCCTGATCCTTGGTGGTGCGCTCGGCAATGTCGCGGATCGTGTGCTGCGTGGATCGGTTGTCGATTTCCTCGACTTCCATTGGCAGCTTGTGCACTGGCCCGCCTTCAACCTCGCAGATGTGGCGATCACATCGGGTGCTGCTTTGCTCATCATGCAGATGCTAACCCAAGGCAAGGCGGTGGACACCGGCGCAAATGGGAATTATAATCATTCACAATGA
- a CDS encoding HK97 family phage prohead protease produces the protein MTLHHSLPLLEVRSQAQGLIEGYASVFGGIDCYSSFIVKGAYAVSLAQHHASGTNPAMLWAHDMSQPIGRWTSITEDARGLKVTGQINLQTEGGRRTFEHLRAGDVNGLSVGFNYSDDDTEFSNGITYFNRVDLQEISVVSVPADTSARISAVRSPIAKPTTIRGMEEALEQIGFSRREARSIAAKGFAGLGMPDESEELIAAIRAAAVSFERK, from the coding sequence ATGACGCTGCACCATTCCCTCCCCTTACTTGAAGTTCGCTCGCAGGCACAAGGCCTGATCGAAGGCTATGCATCGGTCTTCGGCGGCATCGATTGCTATTCCTCCTTCATCGTGAAGGGTGCATATGCGGTCTCACTCGCCCAGCACCATGCAAGCGGAACCAACCCGGCAATGCTCTGGGCACATGACATGTCCCAGCCCATTGGCCGCTGGACATCCATCACAGAAGACGCCCGAGGCCTGAAGGTCACCGGGCAAATCAATCTGCAAACCGAGGGAGGCCGTCGCACCTTCGAGCACCTGCGTGCTGGCGATGTGAACGGCCTGTCTGTCGGCTTCAACTACTCCGACGACGACACCGAGTTTTCAAACGGAATCACCTACTTCAACCGGGTGGATCTGCAAGAGATTTCCGTGGTGTCCGTACCCGCAGACACATCAGCGCGCATCAGCGCAGTCAGGTCGCCAATCGCCAAGCCCACAACCATCCGGGGCATGGAAGAAGCGCTCGAGCAAATCGGCTTCTCACGACGAGAGGCACGAAGCATCGCCGCGAAGGGATTTGCCGGTCTTGGCATGCCCGACGAATCCGAAGAACTCATCGCGGCCATCCGTGCCGCAGCCGTCTCCTTTGAAAGGAAATAA
- a CDS encoding helix-turn-helix domain-containing protein, which yields MARKPLPSAERPPVLVRFGLAVRQFRKLRGMTQEAFADACGIDRSYMGGVERGERNLALVNVARIIETLDMKPSEFFKALDAMEEVVK from the coding sequence ATGGCTCGTAAACCCTTACCCTCAGCAGAACGCCCACCCGTATTAGTTAGATTTGGTCTAGCTGTGCGTCAGTTCAGGAAGCTACGCGGAATGACACAGGAAGCATTTGCAGATGCCTGTGGGATTGACCGTAGCTACATGGGTGGGGTGGAGCGAGGAGAGCGAAATCTGGCTCTCGTCAATGTGGCTCGCATCATTGAGACACTAGATATGAAGCCTTCAGAGTTCTTCAAAGCTTTGGATGCTATGGAAGAAGTAGTAAAGTAA
- a CDS encoding DUF4145 domain-containing protein has product MDGSVISLGYKLIECPNTSCKKQSFEVTATHGRRVETKLGGYTFVEKRPVGIGKFTFLPTSSQPLSIYVPKHVAEDYNEASLISSLSPKASATLARRALQGMVRDFFQVAGKRTLHQELEAVKNLCDADLYDAMMAVKSVGNIGAHPEQDVSLMVDVELGEAETLLNLIHLLDQEWYVARATKSERIAKMKALGVAKQLAITATASPTVQNTSTP; this is encoded by the coding sequence TTGGACGGCTCAGTGATCTCACTAGGGTACAAGCTCATTGAGTGCCCGAATACGTCGTGCAAGAAGCAGTCATTTGAAGTCACTGCGACTCACGGACGGCGCGTAGAGACAAAACTCGGCGGCTATACATTTGTCGAAAAAAGGCCGGTTGGTATTGGTAAATTCACGTTCCTACCAACTTCTTCGCAGCCGCTTTCAATTTACGTTCCAAAACATGTAGCAGAGGATTACAACGAAGCATCCTTGATCTCATCGCTTAGTCCTAAGGCGTCAGCTACGTTGGCTCGTCGCGCTCTACAGGGGATGGTGAGAGACTTTTTTCAGGTAGCTGGTAAGCGAACGCTCCACCAAGAGCTGGAAGCCGTCAAGAACCTGTGTGATGCTGACCTCTACGATGCGATGATGGCGGTAAAGAGTGTCGGCAACATTGGAGCTCATCCTGAACAAGACGTGAGCTTGATGGTTGATGTTGAACTCGGAGAGGCTGAAACGCTGTTGAATCTGATTCATCTGCTAGATCAGGAGTGGTATGTTGCTCGTGCGACAAAGTCAGAGCGAATTGCAAAAATGAAGGCGCTTGGTGTCGCCAAGCAGTTGGCAATCACCGCTACGGCCTCGCCAACGGTCCAAAACACGAGTACTCCCTAG
- a CDS encoding heavy metal translocating P-type ATPase, protein MSECASKACGCSAGPIMQPTTQAPPTTGSAQAVYRIENMDCPTEEALIRGKLVGLAGVVGLEFNLMQRTLTVQHELPSLSPVEQALKAIGMQAVRMDEASAGQTTKLSIAKMDCPTEEALIRNKLGTVAGVTGLDFNLMQRTLSVRHADGVLPDVLVALQALGFEAQVEDKAMAASPSASPVTTQTNWWPLGISLIAASAAEAVYWFHNGNHWSVVILALVAVLTGGLSTYKKGWIALKNRNLNMNALMSIAVTGAMFIGHWPEAAMVMVLFALAEVIEAKSLDRARNAIRGLLDLTPEQATVQQPDGTWREASAKQIAIGSRVRVRPGERIALDGEVLDGRSTVNQAPITGESLPVEKSPGDPVFAGTINESGSFEYRVSSLASNSTLARIIHAVEAAQGSRAPTQRFVDQFARWYTPLVFALAIAVALLPPLFMGAAWMDWIYRALVLLVVACPCALVISTPVSIVSGLAAAARHGILVKGGVYLEEGRKLRWLALDKTGTITHGKPAQTDFVAWGHALASDSRSIAASLAARSDHPVSKAVAQAAQRDGVALLDVAEFSALPGRGVQGQIDGETYHLGNHRMLEELGQCTPELEQRIAALETAGKTVVMLVGAKGVHGLFAVADTIKDSSKRAIAELHALGINTVMLTGDNPHTAQAIAAQAGIDRAQGNQLPDDKLREVEQLSRNGKVGMVGDGINDAPALARADIGFAMGAAGTDTAIETADVALMDDDLRKIPTFVRLSRATAQVLMQNIVLALGIKAVFLVLTFTGHATMWMAVFADMGASLLVVGNGLRLLRR, encoded by the coding sequence ATGAGTGAATGCGCTTCAAAGGCGTGTGGCTGCTCGGCTGGGCCGATCATGCAACCCACGACACAAGCCCCGCCGACAACCGGATCGGCTCAAGCGGTGTACCGCATCGAGAACATGGATTGCCCCACGGAAGAGGCGCTGATCCGAGGCAAGCTGGTTGGGCTGGCGGGTGTGGTTGGTCTTGAGTTCAACCTGATGCAGCGTACCTTGACCGTGCAGCACGAATTGCCTTCGCTGTCTCCCGTTGAACAGGCACTGAAGGCCATCGGCATGCAAGCTGTGCGCATGGATGAGGCGTCGGCTGGGCAGACAACCAAGCTGTCCATTGCCAAGATGGATTGTCCGACAGAGGAAGCATTGATCCGCAACAAGCTCGGCACCGTGGCCGGGGTTACCGGTCTCGATTTCAACCTGATGCAGCGCACGTTGTCGGTACGCCATGCTGACGGGGTTCTGCCGGATGTGCTTGTGGCACTACAAGCGCTCGGATTCGAGGCGCAGGTCGAGGACAAGGCCATGGCCGCGTCGCCATCGGCGTCCCCTGTGACAACGCAGACCAACTGGTGGCCACTCGGTATTTCCCTCATCGCCGCATCAGCGGCCGAAGCGGTCTACTGGTTCCACAACGGCAATCATTGGTCGGTCGTCATTCTGGCGCTTGTAGCGGTCTTGACGGGAGGCCTGTCCACCTACAAGAAGGGCTGGATCGCGCTCAAGAACCGTAACCTCAACATGAACGCCCTGATGTCGATTGCTGTCACAGGTGCCATGTTCATCGGCCACTGGCCCGAAGCTGCGATGGTGATGGTGCTCTTCGCGCTGGCCGAGGTGATCGAGGCCAAGTCATTGGATCGCGCCCGCAACGCCATCCGTGGACTGCTCGACCTGACCCCGGAGCAGGCCACGGTGCAACAGCCTGACGGCACCTGGCGAGAGGCAAGCGCCAAGCAAATCGCCATTGGCAGCCGAGTCCGGGTCAGACCGGGTGAGCGCATCGCGCTCGATGGCGAGGTGCTAGACGGACGCTCCACGGTCAACCAAGCCCCGATCACGGGCGAAAGCCTCCCGGTCGAGAAGTCCCCCGGCGATCCGGTGTTTGCGGGCACGATCAACGAATCCGGTTCCTTCGAGTACCGCGTTTCCTCCTTGGCCAGCAACTCCACTTTGGCCCGCATCATTCACGCGGTAGAGGCTGCACAAGGTAGCCGTGCGCCGACCCAGCGTTTTGTCGATCAGTTCGCCCGTTGGTACACGCCTCTCGTGTTCGCCCTAGCCATCGCCGTCGCACTGCTGCCCCCGCTTTTCATGGGCGCGGCATGGATGGACTGGATTTACCGTGCACTGGTTCTGCTGGTGGTTGCCTGCCCATGCGCCTTGGTGATCTCCACGCCGGTCAGCATCGTCAGCGGCTTGGCCGCCGCTGCCCGCCACGGCATTCTCGTTAAGGGCGGTGTCTATCTGGAAGAAGGCCGCAAGCTGCGCTGGCTGGCTCTGGACAAGACCGGCACAATCACGCACGGCAAGCCTGCTCAGACCGATTTTGTCGCATGGGGTCATGCACTCGCCTCGGATAGCCGCAGCATCGCTGCCAGTCTGGCGGCCCGCTCAGACCATCCGGTATCCAAAGCGGTGGCGCAGGCTGCGCAGCGGGATGGGGTTGCCTTGCTCGACGTGGCCGAGTTCAGCGCGCTGCCCGGTCGGGGTGTGCAAGGCCAAATCGACGGGGAGACCTACCATCTGGGCAACCACCGGATGCTGGAAGAGCTGGGGCAGTGCACACCAGAGCTGGAGCAGCGCATCGCAGCGCTGGAAACCGCAGGCAAGACCGTCGTGATGCTGGTGGGCGCAAAAGGGGTACATGGCTTATTCGCCGTTGCGGACACCATCAAGGACAGCAGCAAGAGAGCCATCGCCGAGCTGCATGCTCTGGGCATCAACACCGTGATGTTGACCGGCGATAACCCCCACACGGCACAGGCCATCGCCGCACAAGCCGGCATTGACCGCGCGCAAGGCAACCAACTGCCCGACGACAAACTGCGCGAAGTGGAGCAATTGTCCAGAAACGGCAAGGTTGGCATGGTCGGTGATGGCATCAACGACGCACCGGCCTTGGCGCGTGCGGACATTGGCTTTGCAATGGGAGCGGCGGGCACAGATACCGCTATTGAAACCGCCGACGTGGCCCTGATGGACGATGACCTGCGCAAGATTCCGACCTTCGTGCGCCTGTCGCGTGCGACAGCACAGGTGCTGATGCAAAACATTGTGCTGGCCCTTGGCATCAAGGCGGTATTTTTGGTGCTCACCTTCACGGGTCACGCGACCATGTGGATGGCTGTGTTCGCCGATATGGGTGCCAGCTTGCTTGTTGTCGGCAACGGCTTGAGGTTGTTGCGCCGATGA
- a CDS encoding phage major capsid protein, producing MNLEELKPVLREFTDAANKKIDAANQRVKAVEESRDAIVANLRELEQHVAGQTSQGGAVRSAGHSVGPELVRSLDIDGLRSSVAKTTRAGLAGFFATRSAITSDNLPTLAQRDPTIYGPLSRPSSVRDLLQVQPTAAGAIEYVRGSRAGAAGIQANEGDAKAELSMSWTLETTHVRTIACWIPASRQILDDQVALAEYIDLELRDALRLTEDSQLLAGDGTGSNIHGLMTKATAYNRAQVGDKANDTMRRAVTQIQLARGVASGIVINPVALERLELEKDGEGRYLSTFAVTDSNGRTVAWRVPVVVSDAMTENGFLVGDFARAAKLYDRQEATVEVATQHADFFSRNLVAILAEERVALAVMRPDLLVRGEFAAP from the coding sequence ATGAACCTCGAAGAACTGAAGCCTGTCCTGCGTGAATTCACCGATGCAGCCAACAAGAAGATTGATGCAGCAAACCAGCGCGTGAAAGCGGTCGAGGAAAGCCGTGATGCAATCGTGGCAAACCTGCGTGAGCTGGAGCAGCACGTAGCCGGACAAACCTCCCAAGGTGGTGCTGTGCGCTCTGCTGGTCACAGTGTTGGCCCCGAGCTGGTGCGGTCGCTCGATATCGATGGTCTGCGTAGCAGCGTAGCCAAGACAACCCGTGCGGGTCTGGCGGGTTTCTTTGCCACTCGCTCGGCCATCACAAGCGACAACCTCCCAACGCTGGCCCAACGTGACCCCACGATCTACGGCCCACTCTCCCGCCCATCGAGCGTGCGTGATCTGCTCCAGGTGCAACCGACCGCAGCGGGCGCAATCGAGTATGTGCGTGGCTCTCGCGCCGGAGCTGCTGGTATCCAAGCGAATGAAGGCGATGCCAAGGCAGAACTGTCAATGAGCTGGACGCTGGAGACCACCCATGTCCGCACCATCGCATGCTGGATTCCCGCATCCCGTCAGATTCTCGATGATCAGGTGGCTCTTGCCGAGTACATCGATCTGGAGTTGCGTGATGCGCTACGCCTGACCGAGGACTCCCAGCTCTTGGCAGGCGATGGCACTGGCTCCAACATCCACGGCCTGATGACTAAGGCCACGGCATACAACCGTGCGCAGGTAGGCGACAAGGCCAACGACACCATGCGCCGCGCAGTGACTCAGATCCAGCTCGCCCGAGGTGTGGCATCCGGCATTGTCATCAATCCGGTTGCACTGGAACGCTTGGAGCTGGAGAAGGACGGCGAAGGCCGCTACCTGTCCACCTTCGCTGTGACTGACTCCAATGGCCGCACAGTGGCTTGGCGTGTGCCGGTGGTGGTGTCGGATGCGATGACCGAGAACGGTTTCCTTGTCGGTGATTTCGCCCGCGCTGCCAAGCTCTACGACCGTCAGGAGGCGACTGTGGAGGTGGCAACGCAACACGCCGACTTCTTCAGCCGCAACCTCGTGGCGATCCTTGCAGAGGAGCGCGTGGCGCTGGCTGTGATGCGTCCCGATCTGCTGGTGCGTGGCGAGTTCGCTGCACCCTGA
- a CDS encoding cytochrome c/FTR1 family iron permease codes for MTLLLATCALIGGPSYAADTTELKAKQIWQLLDYVAVDYGGAVANGAVLKASEYAEMQEFSATAERQLGELPDQTDKGRLLQQATALRAAVAAKADPASVAKLAHALSSAVQKAYPFPVAPTAMPVLAKGGQLFQAQCAACHGQQGRGDGPLAASLNPKPTALADHMRARERSLFALHQIISNGVQGTAMQGFGALSDEDRWALAFFVGTLPYTQSDKDEGAKLWQANAQVRQTLASLDVLTQTSEHVLADRLDEPSARALTAYLRANPSALNISSPKGTAIAKAKLSESVTALLADDRAGATKLALSAYLDGFEPVEPALATRNRPLFEKIEAAMVSYRALIANGSPADVQTAELHLRGLLDEADKVLAPSDDDAVAAFIGALTILLREGLEALLVVVAMLAFLKKAERKDVLIYVHAGWASALAAGGITWAVATYLVGVSGASRELTEGFSSLFAAVVLLGVGMWMHQKSVAGRWQVYLKEKLSSALNKRTAWFLFSLAFVAVYREVFETVLFYAALWTEGNGWPLLAGLGTGMGILALLAVVLLRTSARLPIGQFFAASSLLVAILAVVLAGKGIAGLQEAGLLHTSPISIPRIDLLGIYPSWQTLSAQFAVLFIIVVVFTINSRSSRQMAVQKS; via the coding sequence ATGACTTTGCTGTTGGCGACTTGCGCGTTGATTGGCGGGCCAAGCTACGCAGCCGACACCACCGAACTCAAAGCCAAACAGATTTGGCAGCTTCTGGACTACGTCGCCGTCGATTACGGCGGCGCGGTCGCCAACGGTGCTGTCCTGAAAGCGTCGGAGTACGCTGAAATGCAGGAATTTTCAGCGACAGCCGAACGTCAACTGGGAGAATTACCTGACCAGACCGACAAGGGTCGCTTGTTGCAACAAGCGACCGCTTTGCGTGCTGCGGTAGCTGCCAAAGCCGATCCGGCCAGCGTAGCAAAACTGGCGCACGCGCTGTCCAGTGCGGTGCAAAAGGCGTACCCGTTTCCAGTCGCACCGACTGCCATGCCGGTCTTAGCGAAGGGAGGGCAGTTGTTTCAGGCCCAGTGTGCGGCCTGTCACGGTCAGCAAGGGCGCGGTGATGGCCCCCTAGCGGCATCCCTCAACCCCAAGCCGACCGCGCTGGCCGATCACATGCGGGCGCGCGAGCGCAGCTTATTCGCGCTACACCAAATTATCAGCAACGGTGTCCAGGGCACCGCTATGCAGGGCTTTGGCGCGTTGTCGGATGAAGACCGATGGGCATTGGCGTTCTTTGTTGGCACGCTACCTTATACGCAAAGCGACAAGGACGAAGGAGCCAAGCTCTGGCAAGCCAACGCGCAGGTTCGCCAGACGCTCGCCAGTCTGGATGTGCTGACGCAAACATCTGAGCATGTCTTGGCGGACAGGCTGGATGAGCCTTCCGCCAGAGCCCTGACGGCCTATTTGCGCGCCAATCCGAGCGCGCTGAATATCAGCAGTCCGAAGGGCACCGCGATTGCCAAAGCCAAACTCAGTGAGAGCGTGACGGCATTGCTGGCTGACGACCGTGCAGGTGCGACCAAGCTAGCCTTGTCTGCTTACCTCGATGGCTTCGAGCCGGTCGAACCGGCGTTGGCCACTCGCAATCGGCCGCTGTTCGAGAAGATCGAAGCCGCGATGGTGTCCTACCGGGCATTGATAGCCAATGGTTCGCCTGCCGATGTGCAGACAGCGGAGCTGCATTTGCGCGGCTTGCTGGATGAAGCGGACAAGGTGCTTGCCCCCTCCGACGACGATGCCGTGGCGGCCTTCATCGGTGCGTTAACCATCTTGCTACGTGAAGGATTGGAAGCCCTGCTGGTGGTCGTTGCCATGCTGGCGTTTCTCAAGAAAGCCGAACGGAAAGACGTATTGATCTACGTGCATGCAGGCTGGGCATCCGCGCTGGCCGCAGGCGGCATTACATGGGCAGTGGCAACTTACTTGGTCGGCGTCAGTGGGGCAAGCCGGGAGCTAACGGAAGGCTTTTCGTCACTCTTTGCCGCCGTGGTCTTGCTGGGTGTGGGCATGTGGATGCACCAGAAGAGCGTTGCCGGTCGTTGGCAGGTCTACCTCAAGGAAAAGCTGTCTTCGGCGCTCAACAAGCGCACGGCATGGTTCTTGTTTTCGCTGGCCTTCGTCGCCGTCTACCGTGAGGTGTTCGAGACGGTGCTGTTCTACGCAGCGCTCTGGACAGAAGGAAATGGCTGGCCCCTGCTGGCGGGCTTGGGCACTGGCATGGGAATCCTGGCCCTGCTGGCAGTCGTGCTGCTGCGCACCAGTGCGCGCCTGCCGATTGGCCAGTTCTTCGCTGCCAGCTCACTGCTGGTAGCCATACTTGCCGTGGTCTTGGCAGGCAAGGGCATCGCAGGTCTGCAAGAAGCAGGGTTATTGCATACCAGCCCAATATCGATCCCACGCATTGATCTGCTGGGCATCTATCCGTCGTGGCAAACACTCTCAGCGCAATTCGCTGTGTTATTCATCATTGTGGTGGTTTTTACGATCAATTCGCGGTCATCGCGTCAAATGGCAGTACAAAAAAGCTGA